TCACCCGTGATGGTAACCTCTCTTTTGTAAGACCTGGCGTGATGCTTCAATGCAATTGACAACTATTGGTGTATTCACACGATGGATAGCTCTGCGAACGGTAGTTCCACGGACAATAATTGCACAACCTGTGCAGTTGCGATATGCATCTATGCGACTGATGAAGCAGGTAGACGACACAACTGAAAAATACATGTACTGCTACTCTCGACCCGACACATTCTATAAATGCTAGCGGCAAACTTCCTTAACATTCGATTCAAGATGCACCGAGATGCATGACACTACAGTTAGTCGGGATAGCTGGTGGCTAGTTTAGATTGAACGACGAAGACTTATGAGAGGCCCCAGCCACACCAGCTGCGTTGGAGAAAGTGTGATGGAAATCGCATGTTTTTTCGCAAAGGAGCGCTGGGGTCCAAAGAGCAACGCTGTCATAGCAACTTTGCCTCGGTATCCTAGTCGGCCAAAGTAACGAAGGCTTCTGCTGAACCAACCAGTCgtcgcatgtgcagaacgcaacatcACTGGAAgtgatcgcaaaaaaaaaagaaaaaataaactgtTCACCCTATGTAAGAAAAGAAGGCAGGTGTACCTTGATGTCTCGATGGATGACATTTCGCTGGTGCAGGTAGGCTAGAGCCTGGAGGAGCTGCCGTCCGTATCGACGCACCACTGTCTCGGGGAAGGCCCCAAATTGGGCCAGGTTGGCAGCGAGGCTGCCGCCGGAGACAAACTCGAGGAACAGGTTGACGAGTGCCTCTTCCTGCTGCACACCGAGGAAGCCAACGATGTTGGGGTGCTTGAGTGACTGCAGAATGTCGACCTCTAGCTGAACGGCCGACAGCACGTCGGTCCCACCCAGCTGAAACTGCTTGACGGCCACCAGCTCCCCACCGGACTTGCGCAGGCCACACCATACCAGGCCGAATGCCCCTTTGCCTGCAAGCACAGCATATCACAATAGGCCCTGGTTACTGCCTCTAAATATAGCTTTCCTGCAAGGCAGTTGGCTAATGATTTTCATTTAGCGTGCGTGTGCAGTTTGTGCATATTAGATGTAAAATGTAGATAACAAGATCCAGCACGCATAGTTCACGCTTCTTATTGAACAAAGACTAGCGCTTCCTTTAGTAGGCAATAATGGAAGTGCAATGGCAGTAGTAAGTGCACTTACAAATTAAGTAAGTGGGGAAAGCAAATGCAAAAAGGAAAAGGGTATCGGCCATATATGTTATATTAAGAACAGAGCTATATCACAGTCAATGTCCGTTTTTTTCAGACTCCCAAGGAAGctcgaaaatgtccgaaaaattgaaTGCATGCAGAAAACGCACCATTTTATAGGTATTTCTCGGATGAAGACGGTCAAGGACGGAGTATCGGACTTGCGCAACTCTGCCAATTCATCATTGAAGTGGCTCTGAAAAGAACCATTaataaagataaaaaataaatatcTGACAGTGGGTACCGTTAATGTCGCCGATGCTATATTGAGGCAGGTCAACGCTGCCTGTTACTGCCTTAGCGGCGCAAAAAAATCATTGATCCTCTTTTGCATGGTGTTCCACTTGTATGCAATCATGTTTGCTTCAAGTTCAGCCAGGGTCATATCATCACTGTCCACTGATGACAGCATCATCGGTGCTTACGCCAACTCGGAGCTCGTCGGCTGTGCAGGCGCTGTCTTCATTCTCGGTGTTGGAGTCGTCCAAATCCACCACAACTTGACGGACAATTTCATCACTGATTAACTCCACACAGAGTTTGAGACCTTTGTCGGTGTATCCTTCAAACGTTATCCCGGTTGGAATTGAAAAATGCTTGTACGGTGCAGGTCGTCGAACATAAAGTCCATGGAAGGAGATTGATCACACATGCTGTCATTCTCTCCGGGCGAGTCAGCTGTCTCAGTGCCAAGTATGAAGCCAGCGTGGCGAAAGCAATTGTGAAGCGTCTCTTGTGTAACCGTCGTCCACGTGTCTGTCTGCAAGCATGCCGACAGCATACCTAAAGTCAACGGTGTAACTTTTGCCGCTGTCTGAGCACAGTACCATGCAGTTGAGCTCACGACCTGTACAGAAGCTTCAGGTTGTGGATCACGCCTTGGTCCATCGGCTGCAGGACTGACGTGGTGTTTGGTGGCAGAAATTTCACCTGTAGAGCCTTTAGGTCTTTGATGTGGCCATGCGCAGCCCAGTTGTCCACAAACAGCAGAGCTTTTCGATTCTGCTGTTTGAACCTTCTGTCCCACTTGCAAATGTACACTTCAAATAACTGCTTTGTTATCCAGGCCTTCTTGTTGGCCTCGTACTGAACAGGTAGGGTTGCCCCCTTAAAAGCCCTTGGATTCTTTGATTTCCCCATGACGAACATCGAAAGCTTCTCGCTGCCTGGCATGTTGCTGCCGACAAGGACGGTCAGCCACTCTTTGCTCTGTTTGCCACCATGGCAGGGGTCACCAGAAAATGGAAGCGTTTTCTCTAGGAGTATTTTATAGATCAATCCAGTTTCATCACCGTTGAAAATGTTCTCAGGCGCAAAAAGCTGCAACAAAGACTGCAGCTTTATATTCCGACACTTCACGACACCTGAATCGTCGACAGGGCCACTTTCCCTGCACATCTTCTTGAACTTCAGGTCATTGCGATTGTTGAAATTTCTGAGCCACCCACCACTGAACTTGAAGTCCTCAATGTTCATTTGAAGACGTAACCCGAGACCGGGATTTGCTTTGCAGTCATGGTATTTAGCCACACGAGGAGCACTACCTCAAGCTATGGGTAAACACCCTGACTTGCATTCTTCTTTTTGAGTCCCGGTTCACCTTCTGGCCACTTCCAAGATTTGCAACTTGTTTTTCGTGAAATCCATTTGAAATCCATCCATTTTCATGAAATCCATCCATTTTCGTGAAATCCAAAGCCATTTGCTTAGAGATTCCAAACTCCTTGCCCACGTCAGCTTGTGACCGGCCGTTTTCAACTTGCTTGATGATGGCAGCTCTCTTTTCCATCGTCAGCCAACGGGAGGGATTTGAACGCTTCGTAGCCATGGGCGAAGATGCCGAAGGAGTAGTTGGTGCCATCGTTGTAAGCGGCAAATCCACTCAATGAAAAGCACAGCACCAAACAGTGGGAAGCTTCAAAGCGAACGTCGAAGAGAGCGCACAGCAGCACAACACGATCACACAGCCTATCACAAAGCTGACTAAAAAACATGTGGATAAACACAAAAGGCTATGGCCATAGCTACGGCTGGCTATGGCTGCCAAGAGCACTGGTTTGAGGTTTCAATATGATACAGTGCCCACAGTGCTGTGGTTGGCTATGACTAGCAGATCGGCGTGCGAGAGTGAGGGTTCAAGgctgcgagataatcaaaatggcagcgatGGATGCCATTTTGGACCTGCGGTTAGGGGTAAAAAGTCCAAAACCTTGGGTGGCGAAGGGTTTGAGCATCTGAAACTTCAGTCGTTTTATACATTAGCTCCATGGGGTGCCTGACAGTGCTGTGAAGGAGTCCAAATTACTTGGCATGTCCAAATAATCAGGTGTCTggaaaatcggacgttgactgtaaagcAAGATTATTTTTCATGTATGCTATGCTTTATTATTACCAAGCATCTGAGCAATGGAAAAAAGCCAACCGTAGACAACATATAGAATGCCGTAAGTAGTTTCCCACACAGCTAAGATGCAAGTGCCTGATAGCATTGATCAAACTGCCAGAGTCAATAAGATCACAGAAGAAATTATAGAGTGAACAGCTTATGGGCACCGATTTACAAGATTTATGTGCGCTTTTATTCTTCTACATAATTGTAAAAAGGCCCTAAATATTTCACAGACCATCATCATGCTATGTCGTGGGATTACTTTATGCAAGTTGACAGAGGAACACATGGGCAATATATTTAATTAACCAAGAATACACCAAGACAAATACGATAGAAGGAAACAACACAATTTGTCATGTGTCATAGTTTCTGTCTATAAAATTATGAAACTGCCATTCATTTAACTGTAGCATGAAGTCGGAAAGGCAACGTAAAGAGAGGCAAGTGGGACTAGATGGTGTATTGATTCAAAATGCACTGTACTTCTACGTTCGTACTGTACCCCAACATACGGGCTACTTTCCAGAGAACAGAGTTAACCTGGTGAATCCATCACCCCAGACAGAGAACATACCAATGAGCTTTCCCTTGATCCAGGGAAATGGGGGTCCCGAGGGAAATGCAGGGATGTCGCTGAGGTTCTTGGGCAGCGGCGGCACGAGCGCACGTGGCTGCTCTGGTGGCGCGTGCTGACAAGCCGCCGAACCTTTCCCCTTGGCGCTGACCGTGTGGAATGCAGAACCCTCTGTCCCACCACTGCTCCCCCGCTTGCCACAGGTCAACGTGTGTGTTCCCTCGGGACGAACTGATTTTGCTGCCGTTGTGGATGACGTCGTTGCCGCAGGCTCGCTGGGCTTGGCCACTTCGGGGATCTCTTCCTTTCGTGGCAGCGACAACCGAGGCTCGTCTCCGCCTTCCTCTGGTGAAAGGGAAGGCAAGTAGACCCAAGATGCGGACGACAGGTGTGATGACACGTCATCACGTGTCACCCAAGGCGGCAAGAACTTGCTCATAAGTCCCCTGGTGCTTGGCACTGGCATGCGCGATCCATTGGGTCGCAGGTGGCTGCCTTCCTTGCTCTTCGTGATCAGCGAAAACTTGGGCTGCACAGGTGCCGCTGCCGTTGCCAATGCGGACGATGTGGCAGGTACCTTCTGCTGGGCGGCATCCTCCGCAGCCCCCAGCGACACGTCCGACTGCTGCCGCCCTGCGGAAATGGTTTTTGGTGGCACAGTGGCTGCCACGTCTGGTATGCTACGGCCTGCCAGTTCGGGCCGCAGTTTGAGTCGGCTGAGGTGATAATTCTTGGCGTAGTGCTGCGTCTTTTTCCGCCTCTGCGCTGCTGCAGAGGGTCGCTTCCGTGATGCAGATTGCTTGAGCTCGTCATCTCCAGATTCAGAGTCACAGCTGTCACCATTAGCACCGCCGCCACCACCTCCTCCACCGCTGCTGCCACCAACTCCTCCTCCTGGTCCTCCTCGATGCTTGGGGCGCACTTTTGCATACATCTCCTTCAGCACCACATTTTCAGTGCTGCCCCCAAAGACCCAAGCTGCCGTTCGAGCCGACTCTGCAAGTGGACTCTCTGTCCGCGCCTCTAGGATATTCTCCTCAACCTTTTTTTCACTTTCTGACGCAGAGTTTATGCCGTTCTTGGCCTCGACAACAACGGACGCAGCAGAGTGTGGATCTAAGGGAAGCTCCAAGGGTGTGTTTGAAGGCATTGTCTTTTGCCGATGATAGCTGTTGTTTTCGAGCGTGCCTTCAGCACACCATCCGTGTCGTAGCTCGTCATCGGACGAATTGTCGCGCGGTCGCACGGGGATGAAGTGGGAGCCGCCGTGAGACGACTTCTGCCGCCAGCCCGGAATGTGATGGGAAGGCAGGTTTGGTGGCTGGTAGCGACGAAACGCAGACAGCGATGGGTCTCCTCCACGGAGGACGGAGTGTGAGCTGCTGCTAGCTTTCGTCTTCAGCACTGCCTCCGCCTCTGGCTCGCTCGGCTCCTTGTCGCTACTGCTGGAGCCTTCCTCCTTGGCAGTAGAACTGCTGCAAGAGAGCCAAGCTTTTGTCAGGGCATGAGAGACTCGGGCAGTTACATCATAATGCTCGAGTCACTAGAGCATCACTGGCAGAAACGTCTGACCAAACTCAATGCCCCTGTAAGCATTCTTATACCACAGAAAATCAAGTGTTGGAAAAGGCTCAGGCTTTATAACAGCCTAAGGGTTCAAACAAGACAGGAAAAGTTCTTACCCTGGTGAGCTCTGTTCTCCTGGTGCAGTTACGTTCCTTGACTGCAAGATGAGTTGACCCAGTTTTCGTTTTTCTGCAATTACAAAAGAGCAAAGTTTACGTCGATGCAGTTTTTCTTTATGAATAACATCTCACAGCTGCATGGTTACAACTCCATTAAATTCACACTGTGGCCATGTGAGCCAACTTGCCACTGTATCTACATAAGGCATAAACATACAGGCAAGTAAAACATTGGCATATATTAATCTAAGTTACATACACTGGAACACCGCTTATACAGTACTCGTTCATACATTTCCCAGGTATAATGTCGCTGAAGCCTGGTCCCATCTACTATCAGTTTCATAGCACCAAACGCATTGATGAGTGACAGTGATGCTGGCACTGAGCAAAGATTGCCATTACTTGTACACACGAATGCGCCTGGCACTTGCAAAAACGGAGGTGTCCCCAGAAGTTATCATCCGAGAATACGAGACACCTTTTTCAGCTTGTAGAACAAGTGACTCATCTGCTGAATCCGATATTTCGGACCCCTGATTATTCGTGCATAGTATCTTAGTTTTAATATTTAGCAGCATACTCGCATAATGTTTTCCGAGTATTATATGTTCTTGTCTTGCGGTCCCGTGGAAGATATATTAGAAGGGTTTTACTTTAATAAGTTATAACATTTTAAGCAGTGGTGCGCAAATCTTTTCTGCAGTATAAAGGCATAAAAACTAACTAGAAAGCAACAAGAACAAATACTTACTGTGGTCTGAACTATTGAGCTACCTGATAAAGACATAAATATAATAAAACACCAATCATATTTCCTCTGTGCAAGCAACTTGGGTTCAACAGGTAACCTTTAAAGTGGTTCACAGACCTATGTATTTTATCATGTACCACAGCTGTATTTATCTTGAGCATTTATGGCCAATGACCAATTTTTTCTGACATGCCCAACAATTTGACAGcgttcgcggcaccgccattacCCTAACTCTACAGAGCCAATGTGTCACACTGGCTTCCAGAAAATTGGACGGCaaaggtttcttttcttttttttttctgagactgAAGCTCTTCGCCATCCGACTTTCGCCGTCCACTTTTTGCTATGAATACAGatctgaaacggcattaatcgaagccaccgccGCATTTTAAATATCTCGCAGTGTCAAATCAGCTCTCCCACACGCCAActcgctggcagccatagccattgcgacaacgctaggcctagctgcttcagaGTTCACTACCAAGTTTCCTGCTTTTCACccaaagaattcgccgctgtcagcaggCACTGACTTCGTCTTTTTTATCCTCACCGATGGCTTCAAAGCGCAGAAAGAACGTTAAGGGTCAAGCGTTgcataatagagagttttagcccagcgggtttacggccagcggagcggagcggccgagtggagacgcgactgcgcatgtgcaccacgctgaggcggccagcggttttacggagcagcgtttacgcccgctggaaagcactccctagcggagggtatacgcagcgcgcgagcgtgcgtaagggcgcgcgggcgtgtatgggaaatgcaagacggcagccgcgaacatgaacgccggcagttctgcatcgaagacggcgactgccgcgctgacccgtacattagtactcagtacattattaacaaataatgcattGAGAACATGTAACATATCTTtgttcaacatttcttgcataataaaagcaagcgtaattcaatttcatttctcagtaactcctattcggaccactaggtggggcagcagagcgccccgctctttaccccgctcgagcgggtgagtgATTCGCTGGGctaaattcttttttcgcgagctgctccgctggcgcaacggtggagatcGCGAGCAGAGCGAAACGTAAACCCGctgagctaaaagtctctaataccGGATCCCAtagtcagcttcgctgcaatacagcagtgttacgcggtgaagcattaaaaaaaaatcaaaagaggGGATTGTTACCGAACAGAGTATGTATTTGTTAATTATgaacgcgtgcacccgccatctcctgtcacactGCAAGCGCCTACATATaattgtactggcaggccttcagagccaTTTCAAACGTGCCTATGGTGGTTTGAGTCCTTGAGGGGACTCAAAGGCATGTATTAGTTTTTCCACCATTCCAGCTCCCAGTTTCCTAATGCCTGGCATGAAAACGTGCTCACCGTGCTCCAGAGGTGTGAGCCGAAGCTTGTCTGCTCTCTCACAGAGGGCGCTCTCGACGGCTCTCCTCAGCACACTGTAGACATCAGTGCTGCCCGCACAGCAGAGGGGTGACTTGCCATCCTGGGCAAAGCTCAGAACGTCAGCGCCACGCTCCAGGAGTAGCCGCACTGCAGCTATCTTGCCCGCTGATGCCTGCAAATACCGAGCCACACTGGCTGTCAGCTCTTGTAGGAACCAGGGATCATTTCACAAGGGCATGTGAGTATAAAAAGTTGACAGATAAACAATccaatttgttgttgttgttagtatGACCAACTCACAACGCAATCTCACCTGAACAGTAGGCAATGGCTACGATCAGCAATAAAACTGAACTTTATAAATTTCCCACAATGCATCTAATTAACTCCCACACTTGTATTTCTGCCCATGCAACATCATCACCAACAACATCTCCTACAATTTTCAGTGCATACGCATGCTGTAGTTTTAGTGCTGACATTGCACTTACAGCATTTCAGCTTACGTTTTCAAGCAGTTTCAGTCACAACGCCAGCGTTGCTGTAATGTAGATGCAACATTGATGCAATGAACACTCACATTTTGACTTTCACATTATGCAGGTGTGCATAATACAGTGAATTGATTATACTGTTAGTATATATGATTCCGCTTTTAACTTAAATACCTGTTATTTGAAATTTTGGATGCTATTTCAAATGGTTTCAAATAACCTGCAATGATGCAATGATTATAAAAACCTGGATTGAAAACAAACAATTCCTTTCTAAAACGTGATTGATGAACCAGAATTGCAATCATTAGTACAACTATTCACAAGGTATACGTCACATTCAGAACTGTTTGACCTGTATCTGATTTATTGACATCGCTACAGGGCTCACATTTGATTCAGCCTCGTCATTACTCTATCTGCATTCAATTCAGTATCATAATTTATTCAatttgccttcaacttgtttaaATAAGTAccccctctctcttctttttactgttaatgaggcacactgtagtggggttCTCCtaatttcaccacctggggttctttaatgtgcacctaaatctaagtacagtgGAACCTCGCCGACACATTCCTTGCTATTGTGTTTTCCTGACTGCTATGTCATGTTTTCGCAGTCATGACCTAAAGTCCATTGACTCTTATGTATTATGTTTCCATTTGATACGTCGCCACTCTGTAATGCTCCTGCATCTTACATTGCATTTGAATGTTGCAGTCACAGAAATTTAGCAGTGCAGAGGCAAATTCGCTCATATATGTTGCTGAGAAGACGATAAATGTGTACTTATGGTTAAGCCTGTGCAATCCCACCCGTGGCCTCACCTCAATATGCCAGAAGTATGCGATTGTCAGTTCCAATATGCATGTGTCAGTGCGATTGTAGTTATTGCCAGTTCCCCaaagttagcttcgccgcaatacaatTGTTTTATACGACGAAGCATATGCAAAGTGTTGCGGTGAATCgtagtggaaaggggccactgtcacggaaCATGTACACatttcttaattatacatgcaGCATCTCTGGTCACAGTACAAGTTCCAAGGTGCCTAATAACTGTACTGGCAACAATTCGGAGCTGTTTCTGATGTTGCTTTGGTGATTTGGGGCCTTCTTCACTCTTGAGGCTTTACTTTGAAGTCCCTAGAAAACCAGTTCAAAAGGGCTCTACTGCAAACAACATTTTTGCACTTTGCCCCCATTGACATGTGGCCATCACAGCTgggatcgaaccagcgacctcgagctcagaagTACAGTGCCATTGGGATACTACACCGGGTGTTCAGT
This genomic window from Dermacentor albipictus isolate Rhodes 1998 colony chromosome 9, USDA_Dalb.pri_finalv2, whole genome shotgun sequence contains:
- the LOC135903713 gene encoding uncharacterized protein isoform X1; translated protein: MAAISGPTTSAAAVADGSAPCCSGSSRCPEPTPVVTPVMPAPIRAGGGHGDQRLVSAARDGDFKKIRRLLQKHRVNVNARDPSTGNTALMVASLVQDPDAMSELLQHGADPTLHSYTGQNCLDSLPASLVHLVLGFPDYLLKESPHRSNEERRLLLAAWSGQRDEVQHLLSQTGNGGLDINCTNAEGSTPLVLVCRDLATFQELASAGVLRSYDPLGVIRVLLDHGILIHRDVNHQDRQGRTALHYASHTCCEHTAPVISLLLQNEAKVDIKDKHGFSPLHFASQAGSVDAIQLLLDAGADPSATGLGGIAPLHLAASAGKIAAVRLLLERGADVLSFAQDGKSPLCCAGSTDVYSVLRRAVESALCERADKLRLTPLEHEKRKLGQLILQSRNVTAPGEQSSPGSSTAKEEGSSSSDKEPSEPEAEAVLKTKASSSSHSVLRGGDPSLSAFRRYQPPNLPSHHIPGWRQKSSHGGSHFIPVRPRDNSSDDELRHGWCAEGTLENNSYHRQKTMPSNTPLELPLDPHSAASVVVEAKNGINSASESEKKVEENILEARTESPLAESARTAAWVFGGSTENVVLKEMYAKVRPKHRGGPGGGVGGSSGGGGGGGGANGDSCDSESGDDELKQSASRKRPSAAAQRRKKTQHYAKNYHLSRLKLRPELAGRSIPDVAATVPPKTISAGRQQSDVSLGAAEDAAQQKVPATSSALATAAAPVQPKFSLITKSKEGSHLRPNGSRMPVPSTRGLMSKFLPPWVTRDDVSSHLSSASWVYLPSLSPEEGGDEPRLSLPRKEEIPEVAKPSEPAATTSSTTAAKSVRPEGTHTLTCGKRGSSGGTEGSAFHTVSAKGKGSAACQHAPPEQPRALVPPLPKNLSDIPAFPSGPPFPWIKGKLIGKGAFGLVWCGLRKSGGELVAVKQFQLGGTDVLSAVQLEVDILQSLKHPNIVGFLGVQQEEALVNLFLEFVSGGSLAANLAQFGAFPETVVRRYGRQLLQALAYLHQRNVIHRDIKGNNVMVCPGTGTIKLIDFGCATFEPSSADCEGLVASARGTPYWMAPEVICQEECSHKSDVWSVGCTVIEMFQTKPPWYELSPLAAAFAIGQGTSDPKFPDQISPDARDFILTCLKRCPGERPTAEELLTHRFLQTGAIEDL
- the LOC135903713 gene encoding uncharacterized protein isoform X2, which produces MAAISGPTTSAAAVADGSAPCCSGSSRCPEPTPVVTPVMPAPIRAGGGHGDQRLVSAARDGDFKKIRRLLQKHRVNVNARDPSTGNTALMVASLVQDPDAMSELLQHGADPTLHSYTGQNCLDSLPASLVHLVLGFPDYLLKESPHRSNEERRLLLAAWSGQRDEVQHLLSQTGNGGLDINCTNAEGSTPLVLVCRDLATFQELASAGVLRSYDPLGVIRVLLDHGILIHRDVNHQDRQGRTALHYASHTCCEHTAPVISLLLQNEAKVDIKDKHGFSPLHFASQAGSVDAIQLLLDAGADPSATGLGGIAPLHLAASAGKIAAVRLLLERGADVLSFAQDGKSPLCCAGSTDVYSVLRRAVESALCERADKLRLTPLEHEKRKLGQLILQSRNVTAPGEQSSPGSTAKEEGSSSSDKEPSEPEAEAVLKTKASSSSHSVLRGGDPSLSAFRRYQPPNLPSHHIPGWRQKSSHGGSHFIPVRPRDNSSDDELRHGWCAEGTLENNSYHRQKTMPSNTPLELPLDPHSAASVVVEAKNGINSASESEKKVEENILEARTESPLAESARTAAWVFGGSTENVVLKEMYAKVRPKHRGGPGGGVGGSSGGGGGGGGANGDSCDSESGDDELKQSASRKRPSAAAQRRKKTQHYAKNYHLSRLKLRPELAGRSIPDVAATVPPKTISAGRQQSDVSLGAAEDAAQQKVPATSSALATAAAPVQPKFSLITKSKEGSHLRPNGSRMPVPSTRGLMSKFLPPWVTRDDVSSHLSSASWVYLPSLSPEEGGDEPRLSLPRKEEIPEVAKPSEPAATTSSTTAAKSVRPEGTHTLTCGKRGSSGGTEGSAFHTVSAKGKGSAACQHAPPEQPRALVPPLPKNLSDIPAFPSGPPFPWIKGKLIGKGAFGLVWCGLRKSGGELVAVKQFQLGGTDVLSAVQLEVDILQSLKHPNIVGFLGVQQEEALVNLFLEFVSGGSLAANLAQFGAFPETVVRRYGRQLLQALAYLHQRNVIHRDIKGNNVMVCPGTGTIKLIDFGCATFEPSSADCEGLVASARGTPYWMAPEVICQEECSHKSDVWSVGCTVIEMFQTKPPWYELSPLAAAFAIGQGTSDPKFPDQISPDARDFILTCLKRCPGERPTAEELLTHRFLQTGAIEDL